From the Rattus norvegicus strain BN/NHsdMcwi chromosome 15, GRCr8, whole genome shotgun sequence genome, the window gtgaTATCACCGGTGGTGTCTTCCCtcgaaattctcttgtatccaggagacactagaatgttctgtgatgtcaccagtgttgtggtgacaccaactgcctgagccatttcccttcatttcctaatgggttcccgaggaggcatgttctccaggatcctcagtctctttcggagGGACAATCATATCTATGCAGAGACaagaccaaggcagagggaggccagccttctATCACGTTGGAGAACAAGACGAATGGAAAGGTCCTTGAGGAGGTcaagtgagtactgggcagggcaaggggagcttcctggaggaggttggcttgagctggtccttccaggagtatgacgtatgatttagagcctcagtcttcctaaatggctgacccagactcaacaatttctgatcattagtttgacagaGAACCAAGACCTGTTATATGTCAAGGGCTTTCCTTGGATCTCTTTAGTGTCATAGGCagtgtcaaagaataccaggatgtgcctctgtaagaataacaaagtgtctCTCAGGATAGGCTGTGGAAGCACTTCCtctcagcagtgtcctgtagATTATGTGGGTCATTGatgccaagagggatactctcctggtcatatatcaaggTCTCAGTTACTTTGTTCTTGAACACACGTGACTAGGGATTCAAGATGTTAAGCAGTTTGGACTCAAGGACTTACCGGCCTCACATCAGACATTAGCTGAGAAGGTCCTCCAATTCTTCTTGTTTAGGCCAGCTTTAGAATTTGAGTGCAGAAGAATGGCtgtaggaggtgtggtctatatCTATGATGGCATATGTCACCATATGTCTATGATGGTGGGGAACAGGGACTGAGCTGAGTTCAGCTTAAAGATCgctttcttgctctgtcagggAGTCACTGTATCTGTAGactgttcatcctcagacttctgttttagagtaagcatagtttttcttgacactatgtccacatatatgcctgtttactggtgtttatctacctacagagTCTGATCAGAaagcatcatcccaaccctccacgacacctgttgaggaggagagaatgaagcgtTTGGAGAACCTCAAAATTGCTCTCCACAAGgtgcagaaggagagagatgaactcaggagaaTCCTGGCCGATTACCctggaaagaatttaaatgacaggtagtcacagtgcaagttctgttaaatccacatttcctcacatcacagtaggctacaactccagggtgTCCTCATGGTCAAAATCACTTTCCTGATTGCATCAGAATGTGAAGATCAGATGGGAATgagatggtggtggcacaggctattttGATTCCTACAAACGTAAATCATAGCCTGTGGCCTGAATTACAGTCTGGGAATGAGGGTagtagtgtgtgagctctcattgtgtggtttaagtagcCTGGACAGGTGTTGGCTTGTGGGAATTTCTAGGTGCTCTGATTATGAGCAATCATTGTTGCAATTGACGtggaggtgctttgggttcaataggtcctgtgaagagctggaggggcCTAATCCCTCTTGCTGCCTCACAGTGTGTGACTGGACTGTCAACAGGGTATCATTGTtgttctctgattttattcattgtattttgagataatgccacattcttgtatttatttggcattctaattgtatgaaagagagagagagagagagagagagagagagtgtgtgttttgtgtgagtttgtgtgtgtgtatgcatgtgtgagtgcgttTGTGTGTATAACTTAAGATCTGGGTATTCTGTGTTCTGATTTGGCCTGAGAATTATCCTGTGTCAATTTCCATGGCATGATAATGATGTGGGTGAGAGCCTCACTTTGAACAGTACaacatttcacatctgctcaggtggacacacatgggaatctcctggtgtgtgctataaattcttttccctgtaaatactgtccatgttcctttgggttttcatgtagcaatagattCTATGATTGAGAATTGTTACCTAAGAACAGGAGAATAGTCTTCATGGGTTTAAGTTGGAGCCTGGATGGTGGCACAGGACGCTCGAAAGTTCTTGGCAAGCTAGTCTATTCCTTCAAACCCTGTCAGGGAGCTCAAGCAAATCAGCtccctgcttttgtttcctggcaCTGCTGTCCCTGTGTTCATAATAATAAACTGAATAAATACCAAATGCACCCAGTACCAAGGAGTAAGGGCGTGGCATGTCCTAGGCTGGGGTAGTTCAGGATTCAGTCTGAATTCATGTAATTCTTGAATCCttcattcataatgttatttGATCCTTGGACCATGCCCTGCCACAGGAACAAGTTTGAGTCCGAGATGCTCATGATGCAGCACGAGGAAGTGATGaccgacatgaagaaaatgagcgagCAGATCAATACCGCTTTGGTCAAATGTAAAAACCTtacactggaaaatgactggtactggtgagtaacttacaaggttgtgaccccagcactaggcacagcatgtgtcagcccattcttatctttGAAGTAAAGTGAGGATCAGGCTTTATAGTGTTTGAAGCAGACCAGGAAGCCTGTCTCTAAGGAAGGCTCTAGGATTTTTACCGCTTGTAGATAGTTTGAACAAATGGAAAGAGACTGTGAGATTCATCAGTCATTGTCCTTCCCAAATAGGGATCCTGTACATAGAAAATGTGTGCACAATGATGGAGTCATCAATCAATCCTGATGCTCTGGGGCTctgacaggacacacacacacacacacacacacacacacacacacacacacacacacacacacaggacacatagaaagattggcctccaagggacattctaataaaatggacatataagcacacataaCGATTAAGTCCACTTCTAggaaaaacttgaatcaatggtgtcaggtttttgagaagtgccctgagtcttctggaatgttgctcttttctccatttgacctgtctctaggttatgctccatggctactgtggaCGTGGACTATAATCTGGGGCTCTCTTCTGATCAGGACCCTAGAAGGAGGAATGGACTTGGAGAAGTGGAGGAAGTTGGAGCCTGGCTGggattcaccattttttctttgtgtctcagccgcagcttctgccccctcctaactgagtgttttgagctgaagaacaatgccCAGAGAGCATGGAATGAGTACAAAGGGCTTCTAAGGGATCAGATTGCACTGGAAGAAtccattaaggaaacaacaaggttctgtggggaagccagtatgaaaatccgtgtaacaagcagcctcaggtaggatgaatgaagcatcaagggcaggttttcctgatatctaagcagaaaccaagtcaaaccaattTAACCTTCTCCAACTTATCCAGACActctcctaggtctcatccagttgttcatttctttgcccatttacaaaactttctgtgattctagcttcatgcaagaaactggaggattgacaaccaaatcctcctgctcaactagaaaatgcatttccttaagTGGGATCTGTTGATCACACATTGCACACTTACATGCTAGAGGGATGCCATGTGGTAGCCGTCTTTGTAGTGCCCAGAACTGATTAGAGTTCAGTTCACTTGCTGAAAGAATGGTTATCATTGTCAATTATGATGGGGcttgtggactttctctccttttccctgtacattgaaaatggtcccTTCTGCCTTTCCAAATGGTGGTTCATAGTGACAGAGCTTGAGAAGCGGTTTGTCAGTCCTGTTCTagtgttttagtgttctttcctgtggcttatgtcctggagctgactggatgaacagggatgtaagaaagacttctctcagggtgagggtttgtgtgagatatgtgagggttagagggaaatttttctccaactctctcaacctcgtgtgcccaagaagtgcattccctACACAGGTTTACTCTATAAGGGATGGAGAGCAGTGTCTACGCTCTCActgacacatttcctttgcctaatctgtattcaacaactgtgcttccagaaggatggcctcctcattcttttctgcttctcacttatgatttctgttctctctctctctctctctctctctctctctctctctctctgtctttctctctctctcccctccttccttccctacctccccctctccatttctctctgactctgtgtgtgtgtgtatgtgtgtgtgtgtgtgtttgtgtcgtTGGGCACAGATGTGCGAACATGGTTATGGCTATGGTACATATGTTACATTGGGAGTTGCTTGTTTTAAGTGTTTGAGGTATGGGTGCTTACATatagaagtgtgtgtatatgtgtgttcgtgcatatgtgtgtgtgtgtgtgtgaactcatcaagtttctgaacacagacacatatttatatatattgtattagtctatatgtacacacatagaagcatgtaaaagtatatatatacatatatatacatatatatatataaagagagagagaaagagagagagagagagagagagagaggaagaggaaacacaatttttccaattagtttttttaaactgttcttaatggggtTTTGATTACTATTGAAATTATTACAGTGGGAAAACTATTCATCAACATTGACATTACTTGGAGAAATCTCAGGAATAGGGTACAGGGATttgaggagaggctgctgtgtgaaaTCCATGTACCTGAGTGTGGAAAGTGCTGACTCAGGGCTCTTCTGCCTCCTTTGCTCTCGGTGTGCAGTAACACTGGAAGGTCACGTGCTTGTTGTGTCTTCTCAACATCCTGGTTATGTTAATCGTTACCTGCCACCACTTTCTTTCTAGATCGGCCTAAACTTGATTGAATATACATTGGCTTTGGAGTTTGCTCTGGAAATTGttaattgaaagattaatttgcttagagttgaatctgcaggcagaagatgtccaggagttatgctgaggtggaatcacatctttgcctcagacagaaCCTTAGACTCAAAATAGTCCACAGCACTCACCCTGTGTTGGGTCTGTGGCACTCTTaaccattgttattcaaaatcatttgatctgagtgaaaatcatctgtaaggTGGGTTTAGAAAGTGATGACCCTCAGACATTGCTAGAGGTGTCaaatgggtagccctgtgagaagccatgcaCAACTCTTGTAAAAGTTCAACCTTTGACACAGCGATTCCAGAACAAGAAGTAGGTGtcagcagagaaactgtggcacattagtgttgtagtggttcacctcagagcagccatgaagcAAAACTATCCAGAAGTCCAccagtcagaaagtgaaaaggtacaatgttgtccagcccttccatggactgtggctgagtttgattatacctgCCAGCATTTGACTTTGAATCAGTCAGCCTTATCTCACTCGAATTATATCTGATAGCATCCCATTACaagttttaccttggattgtggttgtggagatttcctagctgtttgtgctggtagtttgtttcccctgtcaggtactgtatcttaaagggacctcatattgaaaaatgcagctcactttgcatgcactgggaaacagtgagcagaggacagaagagcctcacctgcccccacccagtgctctgttgcctgaaatcagcctcctgtgcacagcTTTGTGCCCTTGCTAAGCAGTCTTGGCTAACAGGCCTagatgtcacatttctaatttctgattttcaggggaatacactttattggctgagctgtctttaggctatgctcactgtgtacttaccccattccaggtttttttttttatgccacaatagtagactgggtgatctcttctattaccattaactgggaaactaagcacattctgcaaaatactctgcttgtatgtgtgaacaaatatatttgggtgagttcaaaggtgtgtatgtctgtatgtctgtctgtctgtctgtctgtctgtctctgtatacatgcctgtctccatggacaatataatcttctaatgaccaggatgaggagagaatgTAGGAAAGTCTGTAGGACGCCCTGAATCAGAACAAACTGTtcactgagcaaaaggccttgGCTGGGAAGATGCGGCATCATTTCGGTGTCACTGAGATGAtttgaaagcacaggatgagaggacccaagtAGATTCCCTGTACTTATGAACTGTCTTATTGGGTGTGTGACTTTCATCATAGTTATCAGCATCTGTCAGCTaggagcagctcagaatattattcctgtccattttaaaagaaattccatcCATGAAGGGTatgtgatccatagagattctggctatggtgtactgatccctccagtctgagctctcttgtattatctgagcccagtgcctttaAGTCTCCCCACAAAGAGTTTTTTGATACCCATAAacaaaggagtggtatagtttattttctgcatgagtatctcctttagagttcaatgcctacccttggcaagatttccatgcagcatattcttgccaaatataatatcacttcagtgtgcatgtacttcttgagataTTGTTTCTGTGGGTCTTTGCAGATATTGAGGTTGTAAGTGGACCCCAGGCATATTCCTGCACTGGAGGAATAATGATagtcttcatttcagtgatggccaggcctccaaggccttcctattgttttctaggtTGTTCACATGTCTCCTCATCTGACATTGAGACGCTGctacatgattttaaaatataatatatatggacgattggaattatctgctgttcactgttcaagttttagcagttttaaaagctgggaaaatatgcaggcctgtggggtctcttacccttctctcttgggcatgagaaaatgacctcagatgaaagatcatcctggattatcctgctgaattgtgcGCTATGTATGGGAGAAGTGacatggcaggtcctcaccaggCCTTTTCCACCCCTAGGTCTGAACACTCCAGCAGACGCTTGCCCATGGCCCAGAccaggactacagctctcagagacagacctgtccaccaggagcactgagggtgCAAAGATTGATAACACCTCCCGCATCTCAGTCCTTGTAACCGTTCCAATCTTGGGCTGaatttgaaagaccttgagatgtggCATGGAACACGCCTCACGTTTAACCCTTTGACGACTTgtccatcaacaaccaaccaccCTGAATGAGGCGTCTACATTCCTCTTGAAGAGATTTTACCATCTTACCTgccgttctgctgtgtttgcaaggccagcaacaggctggagttatatgttgaaaaatcagcaggaattgaatgctgactaatttacttgttctatttggtttttagtttgaagtttggttgttttatgcatttggttttatttgtttaagtttgaagttttgttattcatttgttaactttagtgtacttaattaatattaattaattaatattcctaaggctatatacattgaactcattgactccccaatttaaaatgttcttgaataaattaatgtttgtctataaataaaaatgtgacctttaacccttcactcacaagaccgtcctgagtcgtgtgtggttcttcctcctgtaacagcacaagtgtaaggcaacagtggttttctgcaagtctcatgcagcGTAGGCTTCAtcatcagttcacagccagccagagctgcacaggaaatTGTGCTCTTGATGTAGACGGTGTGTCATGCTCTGTGGAACCCACCTTCATGATGAAAAATATCCTTGCTTTATCCCTGTActcacaaatttagcttcctttataatgacaaacaaaggagaaacacagaagtatttctctaatacattagaggaaataaaacaattcagTATGGGAATGTAAAatgttcaggacacacagagttTGATGCCTATGGATTCCTTGAAATATAGCATCAACTATGACTGCACATTTAATGAATTCCACCAATTGTAGAGGaatgaacatttttaatatttttgttgttggtttgtttgttgttattgataatgatgttttgctgagttCATTTTGATATATATCATAGCTTCTTTTGGGTGGAGGTCTTacagttttgaattatttctttttttgcaatttgtagtggatatttttatctatatttcaaatattctgtccctttccagtttcatcccaTAAAATCCCTATTCTCTCCCCAGAATGCCTACCTCTATGTGGGTGCTACCCCACATGCCTGttgtctccctcccacctccccatattCGTTTTCATGCAATTCTGCCaggggccagcagagggcagtggatTTCACTGGGATGTGATGTGACAGAGAATTGTTAATTGCCCCTTAGGTCCTCTGGGATTCAAATTCTCAAACagatgagccatgtctccagtccctgtCCTGGACTTTTGTAATGAATTCTATTATTTACAACttgtctgccaattctgtgagttcattGAGAGAGCATTTTCTAATTTgtcattaatgatttttttaaatggccaTTTACAGAAATTGTTAAACATTATTTCCCTGTGCACATTCACTAATGGGCTTATATTTGAAACagatttgaaaaactaaaacactatatttaaaaaaacgtAATTCAAATGGGCTATATACATAAGCATAATACAgttgaagaaacttaaatgacttagaaactcatattaaatatttatcatccttggACACTacagaaatgccaatcaaaattattctgagatattTTTTCATACCTTTCATAACTTAGTTCAGTAACACATAAGAGAATTCCCTCCTACTGggtatggagcaaggggaacattgagAGTCTCCTGTAGATTTGCAATGCAAATTTCTGTAGCAACTTTGGAAACCAGAATGCAGTTTCTtcaggaaggtggtaatgggtaaACCTCAAGATACAACACCAAGACCTATATCCTAATGTTGACTCATCCTAGTATAGACACCCTTTCTCCACCATGTTCAGTGAAGCTCTCTTATAATattcagaatttggaaatattcaagtggtCCCTTACGAGATGAGTGCATAAAGAAAGCATGGTGCATTTCCAGACAGGATTGCTGATCaataactacaaaaggaaaaaggaaagcatgtaattttcaggacaatgaatgggtCTTGTAAAATCATCCTGGATGAGGTGATCCAGATCAATGAGGACCAATGGGATACATATTCActgtaatctgaatgttaattgttCGACCTGTgtaactgtatgatcagtttagtgtaagGGTCAAGGGACGTGGGCCAGACTGTCCCCATTTCGGTGTTGTTTGCCTTAATCATACAGTCGTATGCCTTTCTGAAagagaaatgtattcatttttatttatattggttaattgttctttggctgacttttgtctgtggtccCTCTGCATGCAGTTCTCTCAGTGGCCAGGAGAGGGCAGGAGATATCCTGTTATAGATGATGGGTAAGAGCCCTATAGGTCCTCTGAGTGAGCAGCATATTTTGCATTGGATTCTGTTGTTTATGGTCCTGAGTTTGCCTCTCCCCaactggttgtctctggtgttaattgTCATgagtgtctctgactggatccagcctcattggaggaatatagagctctgtgagctgggtgacagctgatctcctgggagtcaggtaatactgtctctgtttagggtgggcctcctgggtctctggtttgagcaggcctccagggtccctggaagtacaaacccacaggcctcatagaattttgagagagtctgtactgttattttctagcttcccttcccatttcctACATCTTCAATAGAGCACAGAGTTGAcaactatgaattatatttcctaggtgCCTCTCAAACCAAGAGTTTGCATGTGACTAAGTTTTGTTCAGAAACATATGAACGGAGTCTATAGGCAAAATGTCTGCCGTTTTCTTCATGATGTTTACCCTCCGtagtactgaggatcaaattccCATATTCTTAAAGTTAGTTGATTTATtcaatatcaagaatgtatgtgtaaagtatCAATATCCGGTGTTCATaattgtcttattttggctcccaaaaaGCTGCACTTCCAGACCTGAGCGTCCCTGAGGGCTCCGAGTTGCCATTGCCAATGtttggacagaaagacagaaggacagggcaAGGGATTGGGAGGGAGTGGAGGATGAAGGGAATCACCATGATCCAGACTTAGAAGGGTCAGAgtaagagctacaggagagaaagcagcctacaatgtaggtggaagggaataggaccctattggggagtggggtgtttcccagaaggtaacaggcagcaagataaaacatagatataaaaggtgttaaacctgggatgctgggtggaagggagatgtatggtagctgtcaggaggattagaaatgtccagacattgattgtgtgtgtgcctgtgtgtgtgtgtttcattctcaaaatcagagaactcttgggcaggtgccatGACTGCACTAAGGAGCCAAAGctgtttaattaattcactgcCACAGTCTGGTACATTGAGGTCCCATGTTAGGGAGGTATTAACCTGGACACGGGGtacacagcccagtcagccaatgcacagtttattcagtttcaacttcttttaaagacaaagcaggataaaagttgCCCACTGTTTCTAGTTCTCTCCAGAAGCTGTTTCCCTAGCCATAGCATATCTTGAATCTTAGTGACCCCAACCTCCTTGCAGACTGAGAAACATGTCAGCCGTCCAACTCTTAGACGTgttagaggtgctgctgtctaattaagcTATAAAGAAAGTTACTTTCTCGtgagaaaatgaccatgaagtccacatcctcaggtttgcagcttccttggcagacagagcaccaggatcctctgcttgaggaagttgcctcctctgtatctcagtgtggTGAGAGTGAGCGAACCATCCTAGGGTGTCCTGCTgctggcaagctaggagcagtcgCCTCATGACACTTCTCTACAGTACAGTAAAATAGTGTCAACCCCAAACCCTAGAGAatggctcagcagacagagggacctgtggccccgaatagccagagaaatgctgccctctgtggattggctGCCTAATTTTGGGCtatcacaggcaagggaaaaGTCTCAATATTTGCAGCcaatccagtcttttccaatagcTTTGCCTGTGCCGTAATTAACTTAAGAACACTTAACAATTTTAGTATTtgtaatttattccacatttcaggTACATAATTCAGACTGTGCCTAAAACAGGAAAAGTGAAAGGAGGTAAATTCTTAGTAATCTCAGATGTAAGAATCAGGGACTTAGAAAATTATACAACCCTTGTTGTGTAGCTAAACCTTCAAGAAGTTCCTCTTCAACCTTGAGTGTGACCAAGCAAGACTAAGCCAAAAAGCCACATTCTGGTTCATTTTATACTAGACTCAAGGACAGTCATATGCAATACACACATCATTCACAGACATTTTATGTCCTATCCTGCTCAAATGGAAAGCCATGGAGCcaaaaaactcagatgataaacttcagtccaaacaaaagaaaccaattaaaataacaacaaaaataaacctggtttggtggcacaaacctttgctggggagacagagactccaTGTCCTCCCTAGCCAGCCAGCCCAGCTGACCTGTCCTATTCCAAGTCAATGAAAACTCCCgttttataaaaatggtggacagcacctgaagagtaacaaccaaggttgtcctctggcctgcacacacgCAAGCTCACACATgcagagccacaggaccacacgagcctgtaaaaggtttttcatgagccaggaagatagctcaatggggAAAGGCTCTTGTGTGGCCTAGCCTGACGTaatcagttcaatacctgggacctaCACAGAAACCTGACTCCTATCAGATGGCCCTGACCTTCAtgctttgaggtttggtctgttgctctgtaatGGAATGATAACTGCAGGCCTCCAcggcctgattgtcccagagacaagagagtctaCATGTTTACCCAAGTGATACTATGTAAACTTGTGTCACCAAATCTTTTCTGGtaggtgaataaagatgccaacagtcaacagctgggcaCAGGCAGGGTTTAGCCTCCCAGGACTTCCCGCATCAGAAAAGAACCACAAGTGGGAAAgaaggtgaagggaggaggaagccaccatgggtcaggtgggttggctaattggagttaagagaagcccagacgaaacacagcaaattatacAGTGGGATTATTAGCTgggaaacagacataacagccagaggatccatatctgcccAGGTCTtttgctgattaaggcttaatgtAAGCATAAAGCTTTTGGGTGTCTTTTACCTGGGAACTaagtggtcagaggcaggggagaaaccccaggttgggattaaataatttctacaacatgtatacacacaattaCTGCCCCCCccacaaataataaatgtaactTTTGAAATGGGGATAAGGAATTTGTCATCAAccatgaggatccaagttctatcactaaaacccatgtggtaggaggaggACCC encodes:
- the LOC120096936 gene encoding disks large homolog 5-like, producing MGSRGGMFSRILSLFRRDNHIYAETRPRQREASLLSRWRTRRMERSLRRSKSDQKASSQPSTTPVEEERMKRLENLKIALHKVQKERDELRRILADYPGKNLNDRNKFESEMLMMQHEEVMTDMKKMSEQINTALVKCKNLTLENDWYCRSFCPLLTECFELKNNAQRAWNEYKGLLRDQIALEESIKETTRFCGEASMKIRVTSSLRSEHSSRRLPMAQTRTTALRDRPVHQEH